The following are from one region of the Nicotiana tomentosiformis chromosome 7, ASM39032v3, whole genome shotgun sequence genome:
- the LOC104112498 gene encoding ras-related protein RABC2a-like encodes MATTGQSNSSYDLSFKILLIGDSGVGKSSLLVSFISNAVDDLAPTIGVDFKIKTLTVGGKRLKLTIWDTAGQERFRTLTSSYYRGAQGIILVYDVTRRETFTNLSDVWAKEVELYSNNQDCVKMLVGNKVDKESERAVTREEGIALAKELGSLFLECSAKTRENVQHCFEELALKIMEVPSLLEEGSTVGKRNILKQKQEQNTQLGGGCCS; translated from the exons ATGGCGACTACGGGGCAGAGTAATAGCAGTTACGATCTGTCATTTAAGATATTGTTGATCGGAGATTCTGGAGTAGGTAAAAGTAGCTTGCTTGTTAGCTTCATTTCTAATGCCGTCGACGATCTCGCCCCTACCATTG GTGTTGATTTTAAGATTAAGACGCTCACTGTTGGTGGGAAAAGACTGAAGCTTACCATTTGGGACACAG CTGGACAGGAGAGGTTCAGGACACTGACAAGCTCCTATTACAGAGGTGCTCAGGGGATCATTCTTG TCTATGATGTAACAAGAAGAGAGACCTTCACAAACCTGTCTGATGTGTGGGCAAAAGAGGTGGAGTTGTATAGTAATAATCAGGATTGCGTAAAGATGCTGGTCGGAAATAAAGTTGACAAA GAATCTGAGAGAGCTGTGACCAGGGAAGAAGGCATTGCCCTAGCAAAGGAGCTTGGAAGTCTGTTTCTTGAATGTAGTGCTAAAACTCGAGAAAATGTGCAACACTGCTTTGAAGAGCTTGCCTTAAAG ATAATGGAGGTACCTAGTCTACTGGAAGAAGGATCCACTGTAGGCAAGAGAAATATCTTGAAACAGAAACAAGAACAGAATACACAACTGGGTGGTGGTTGCTGCTCATGA
- the LOC104112500 gene encoding uncharacterized protein: MDREWGSKPGSGGAASAQNEAIDRRERLRRLALETIDLAKDPYFMRNHLGSYECKLCLTLHNNEGNYLAHTQGKRHQTNLAKRAAREAKDAPAQPQPHKRKVALKRNVKIGRPGYRVTKQFDPETKQRSLLFQIEYPEIEDNTKPRHRFMSSFEQKIQPFDKRYQFLLFAAEPYEIISFKVPSTEIDKSTPKFFSHWDPDSKMFTLQLYFKTKPPETNKPPPPPAANGTTAPGAPSRPLPPPPQAPPPPPPPPHGLPPGAPNPPRGPPSAPGSMPPPPPPMGNGPRPMPPGGNLPAPPPPPVGGGAMANFTPGGHMGRPPMMPPQGFPGQQMQGQGMRPPPPPPNMG; encoded by the exons ATGGACAGAGAATGGGGTTCCAAGCCGGGAAGCGGCGGCGCCGCCTCCGCCCAAAACGAAGCCATCGACCGCCGCGAACGGCTGCGGCGGCTAGCCTTAGAAACGATAGACCTAGCAAAAGATCCTTACTTTATGCGAAACCATCTGGGAAGCTATGAATGTAAGCTTTGCTTAACGTTGCACAACAACGAAGGGAATTACTTGGCGCACACGCAAGGGAAACGGCATCAGACTAATTTAGCTAAAAGAGCTGCTCGTGAAGCTAAGGATGCTCCCGCTCAACCTCAGCCTCATAAGCGCAAAGTCGCTCTCAAAAGAAACG TTAAAATTGGTAGGCCTGGCTACCGGGTGACCAAGCAATTTGATCCAGAGACGAAACAACGATCTCTTCTATTCCAG ATTGAATATCCTGAGATTGAAGACAATACAAAGCCAAGGCACCGATTCATGTCCTCCTTCGAGCAG AAAATCCAACCATTTGACAAAAGATATCAGTTTCTTCTGTTCGCTGCGGAACCATATGAGATCATTTCATTTAAG GTTCCAAGCACTGAGATTGACAAATCAACTCCCAAGTTCTTTTCGCATTGGGATCCAGACTCGAAAATGTTCACT TTGCAATTATACTTCAAAACTAAGCCACCAGAGACCAACAAACCGCCACCTCCTCCAGCAGCAAACGGGACTACAGCACCTGGTGCCCCATCCAGGCCTCTACCTCCACCACCCCAAgctccacccccacccccaccaccACCACATGGTCTTCCCCCTGGAGCTCCGAATCCACCCAGAGGGCCACCATCTGCCCCTGGGTCTATGCCTCCACCCCCTCCCCCTATGGGCAACGGACCAAGACCTATGCCGCCTGGAGGTAACTTACCTGCCCCACCACCTCCTCCAGTTGGTGGTGGCGCAATGGCTAATTTCACTCCAGGCGGACACATGGGGAGACCTCCAATGATGCCTCCACAAGGTTTTCCAGGCCAACAGATGCAAGGACAAGGAATGCGCCCACCACCTCCACCACCCAACATGGGTTGA